GCAGGATCACGCCCTTGGGGATCCACGTCTCGACCCGCTCGAAGGCGACCACGATGCCGCCGAACCAGCCGTGCAGCCAGCCGTCCTCCGGCGAGGTGTTCAGCAGCCCACCGGCAGCTGATGCCACGGCCAGGATGCCCAGTGGCAGGGTCATCGAGAGCGGGGACTCGTGGGGGTGGACATCACGGGTCGGGGAGTCAGGCGACGCGGCGTCACCCCAGCGCTTGTCGCCGAGGAAGATCAGCACGAACCAGCGGGTCATGTAGAAGGCCGTCATGGCGGCCACGATGATCCCGAGGATCCAGATGAGCTCGCCCCCCACCGTCTGCGCACTTGCCGCCAGGATCTCCTCCTTGGAGAAGAAGCCCGAGGAGTAGGGGAACCCGACGATGGCCAGCACCGCGATCAGCGATGTGGTCGCCGTGATGGGCATCTTCCCGTAGAGGCCACCCATGTTGCGGATGTCGGTGTGGTCGGCCATGGCATGCATCACCGACCCAGCGGCCAGGAACAGCAGCGCCTTGAAGAAGCCGTGCGTCAGCAGGTGGAACACGGCAGCGGTGTAGTCGCCGACGCCGACGCCGATGAACATGTACCCGAGTTGCGAGACCGTCGAGTAGGCCAGGATCTTCTTCAGGTCGACCTGCGCGCAGGCGATTGCGGCAGACACGAACGCCGTGATCCCGCCGATCCACGCGACCAGCAGGCCGATGTCGGGAATCTCGGTGAAGATGGGCGAGGTGCGGGCGATCAGGTACACGCCGGCCGTGACCATTGTGGCGGCATGGATCAGGGCTGAGACCGGAGTCGGACCGGCCATGGCGTCGGGGAGCCAGACGTAGAGGGGGATCTGCGCGCTCTTGCCGGTGGCACCGACGAAGAGCAGCAACCCGATGGCGATCAGCGTGCCCGTCGTTGCGGTGGCAGCGGCCGGCAGGACCTCGTCGAACTCGAGCGAGCCGAACGTCGCGAAGATGATGAACATCGCGACCATGAACCCGACATCACCGATGCGGTTGGTGACGAAGGCCTTCTTCGCCGCCGCGGCGTACTCCTTCTTCTCGAACCAGAACCCGATCAGGAGGTAGGAGGACAGGCCGACCAGCTCCCACCCGACGAACAGGGTCAGGAACGACGAGCCGAGGACCAGGACCAGCATCGAGGCGGCGAACAGGTTCAGGTAGGCGAAGAACCGCTCGTACCGGGGGTCATGGTCCATGTACCCCAGGGAGTAGATGTGGATCAACAGGCCCACGCCGGTGACGAGCAGCAGCATCATCGCCGAGAGCGGGTCGACCAGCAGGGACCAACTGACCGTGAACCCGGAGATGTCCAGCCAGGGCAGCACCTCGACGACGAACTGCCGGTGATCGGAGGGTTCGCCCTGCAGGAAGAGGAAGATCAGGACCGAGAGGGTCAGCGAGAAGCCGATGCCCCCGATGGCCAGAGCCGCGGAGAGCCGCCCCAGCCGCTTGCCGAAGATCAACAGGATCCCGGCCATGACCGCGGGGACGACCGGGATCAGCCAGGCCAGGTCGACAACGGACCCTGCTGCCGCCTCGGAGACGGCGGAGAAAGGCTCGGCGCTCTCTGCGGCCAGGAGGAGGGCGCTCACAGCCTCAACCGATCAGCGTCGTCGGCGTCGATGGACGCGCGGAGTCGGAAGAGGTTGACGATCAGCGCCAGGCCGACGGTGACCTCGGCGGCCGCCACCACCATGACGAAGAAGCTCAGGACCTGGCCATCCAGGTTCCCGTTGATGCGGCTGAACGCGACCAAGGTCAGGTTGACGGAGTTCAGCATCAACTCGATGCACATGAAGATGACGATCATGTTCCGGCGGATCAGCACGCCGACGACGCCGATGGAGAACAATGCGGCCGCGAGCAGCAGGTAGTACCCCGCAGGGATGCCGGCTTCGGGACTCATGCCTGGTCCCCATCCGTGCCCCTGGATTCGTCATCGGAGGTGTCGTCATCGGAGGTGTCGTCATCCCGGGTTGCCGGTCCATCTGCGGGCGCGGAGGTGCCCGCTCCCGGGCCGTTGGCACTCTCTGCTGACTCCGCGAGCTCGGGGGCCGCCGGAACCATGACCAACTCGTAGGGCTCACCCGGCGGATCCGCCTCGCCGCTGTCGACCAGCTCGGAGAGCTTGTCCGTCCGCTTGCCGAGGACCATCGCACCGATGGCGGCGACGACCAGCAGGACGCTGGTCACTTCGAACGCCCAGACGTAGTCGCCGAACAGCAGCCGACCGATCTGGGCGACGTTGCCGCCGGTCTCGTCGGCGTTCTGGGCCTCGAGACCGGTGCAGGGCCGGGCGTCCGAGCCCTGCTCGGCGATCGCGGTCGTCACCGCCTCGGAGGTGTTGCAGGCCGAGTCGGTCCCCATGAAAGGACCGGCGACCGACACCGTGAGCGCCGCGAACAGCACCACACCCAGCGTGATGCCGGCCACGCGTTGGCCGCGCACCTTGCCGGGACCCGCCTCGGCCTCGCGGTCGACGCCCAGCAGCATCAGGACGAAGAGGAACAGGATCATGATCGCGCCCGCGTAGACGATCACCTGGATCGTGGCCAGGAACTGGCCCTGCAGGACGGCGTAGAGCAGCGCGAAGGTGAAGAAGTTGATCACCAACATCAGCGCCGCGTGCACGGGGTTCTTCAGGATCACCACGGAGATGGCAGCGGCCAGCGAGATCGGCGCGATGATCCAGAAGACCCAGAACTCGGCTGACCCGGACGCCGCGGTCACCTCAGCGGCGACCTCCTGCGCCAGGAGCAGTGCGCTCACGCGACGACCTCACCGTCGTCATCGAGGCCGTCGTCCGGCTTGGTCGCGGGATTGGCCGGGACCTGTGCCGCCGCCAGATGCCCGTCCACACCCTTGGTCCGGCGAGGATCCGAGGCGTACGCCTGCGCCTTGCTGACGAGTGGCAGCTGTCCGGCGAAGTTGTCCTCGTAGTACTCCAGTCCGCGTGCGGCGACGTCAGCGTCGGTGTGTGGTGTCTCCTGGGCACCCTCGGGCAGCGGGGCGAGCAACTGGTCCTTGGTGAAGATCAATGATTCCCGGGTGTCATCCGCGATCTCGTAGTCGTTGCTCATCGTGAGGGCGCGGGTCGGGCAGGCCTCGATGCACAGGCCGCAGAAGATGCAGCGGAGGTAGTTGATCTGGTAGTCGACGCCGTACCGCTCGCCCGGTGAGTAGCGCGCATCGGGCGTGTTGTCCGCCCCGCGGACGAAGATCGCGTCGGCCGGGCAGGCCCACGCACAGAGCTCGCAGCCGACGCACTTCTCCAGGCCGTCCTCGTGCCGGTTCAGGACGTGACGGCCGTGGAAGCGCGGCTGGGTCGGTCGCTTGACCTCCGGATACTGCGTCGTGACCGCAGGCCGGAACATGGTCTTGAACGTCAGGCCGAAGCCCTTGCTGAGTGCTTGGAACATGAAGAGGTCCTACTCGGCTCCGGCGCCGACCGGTTCGGGTTCGGCATCAGGGGCGTCGCCGCCGCCGTCGCTGTCACCGATCTGGTCGTCGGAGTCGTCACCGGGGCTACCCGGATCGTCGTCGAGAGTTGAGGTGGCGTCGTCACGGTCGGCGAAGAGTGGCGCCACCACGGAGATGAGGAAGAGCACGCCGAGGATGACCGCGCCCCAGGTCAGGAGGGTCTGGGGGGCGCCCTCGTTCCCGCGGGCGTAGGTGCGGATGACCACCGCGAACCCGGTGAGGAAGACCCAGACGATGCCGAGGGGGAGCATGACCCTCCAGCCGAGGTCCATCAACCGGTCGTAGCGCATCCTCGGGAGCGTGGCGCGCAGCCAGATGAAGATGAAGATGAAGATGAAGACCTTGGCGAGGAAGTACCCCACGGGCAGGACGATCTGACCGATCGTGGCCACGACGCCGTCGCCGCTGGGGACCGGTCCTGAGGGACCGCCCAGGAACATGGTCACGACCAACGCGCTCATCGTGATCACGTTCATGAACTCGGCCAGGAAGAACATCGCGAACTTCGCGCCCGAGTACTCCGTGTGGAAGCCGGCCACCAGCTCACCCTCGGCCTCCGGGAGGTCGAAGGGTGGTCGCTGTGTCTCGGCGACGGCGGCGATGAAGAACAGCAGGAACGCGGGGAACATCGGCACGATGTTCCAAGCCGGGATCGCGGAGATGACCGGGATCGAGTCGCTGATCAGCCCGCCGGCCTGCTGGGCGACGATGTCACTGGCACGGAGTGACCCGGTGTAGATGAAGACGGCTGCTGCGCCGAGCCCCATCGCCAGCTCGTAGGAGATCATCTGAGCGGAGGATCGAACCCCACCGAGCAGCGGGTACTTCGAGCCGGAGGACCAGCCGGCGAGCACGATCCCGTACACCCCGATCGCGCCGGTGGCCAGTGGCCAGAGCAGTCCGATCTGGGGATCCCAGATCTGCAGGGTGATCTCGCGATCAGCCAGGGTGAACGTGCCACCGAAGGGCACCACCGCAAAGGTGACCATGGCGATGATGGCGCTGACCAGGGGTGCGGCGAAGTAGACGACCTTGTCGGCGGCCTTGGGTGTGATGTCCTCCTTGAAGAAGAACTTCGCTCCGTCGGCGAGGGTCTGGAGGATCCCGAAGGGTCCCAGTCGGTTCGGGCCGATCCGTGACTGCATCTTCGACACCAGGCGGCGCTCGCCCCAGATGAGCAGCGCGGTGCTGATCAGGAACAGCGCCCAGCCGGCGACGACGACGAGGAGGATGACGAGGAAGTCGACCCAGTCGCCCAGCTCAGCGATCGGCATCAGCTGTCCTCTCCGTCGGCAGTGTCATCGGAGCCTCCGGCGGCATCATCGCCGGACTCGCCCGCAGATTCCACTGCGGCGACCGCCACGAAGCGGTGCCCCCCACCCAGCTCACGCCGAGCGAGCTTGGGCACCACCACCGTGCCGGGGGCCACAGCAGGCGTGATCCGGCACTGCAGCTCGAGCGTCCCGGCCGCGCCGGTCACACTGACGACACCGCCGTCGGTGAGGTCTCCCGCATCGGCGGCGTTGACCCAGACCTGATGCGGTGGAGCGGACTCGAGCAGCTCCTTGGCGTCGGTGAGCATCGTGCCACCCTCGAGCAGCATCGGGAGGACCGAGACGGCCAGCGACCGGTCCTCGCTGCGCTCGTCCGTGGGGGGCGATGAGGCCGTGGCCTGGGACGGTCCCCGCTCATCGGTGGCGGCCATCAGCGGTGCGGCCTCGCGCCGCACGTCGTTGGCCGTCTCCCAGCCCAGGTCGGGAGTGCCGTCGTCCAGGGCGTGCAACGCCCGGGAGACCTGTCGCAGGATGTCCCAGTCCTGCAGGGTGTGTCCGACAGCGCCCGTTGACTGGGGCCAGGCCTGTCGGCGGCCCTCCCAGTTGGTGAACGAGCCGACGCGCTCCGGGGGTGCGGTTGCAGGGAAGACGATGTCGGAGAGGCGGACGGTCTCGGTCGGCAGCAGGTCACTGGCGATCACCGTCGGCACTTTCCGCAGTGCCTGGCGACCGAGTTCTGGGTGGTCGAAGTCCGATGCCGGGTCGACCCCGATCAGCCACAGCACGTCGATCTCGCCGTTCGCTGCAGCGCTGAGGGTGCTGCCGGCGTCCATGCCGGGCTCCTCCGGCAGCCGCGTCCAGGCGCTTGCAACCGGACCGGGCGCCTCCAGTGGCCGCCCCCCGGGCAGTGATCCCGGCAGCAGGCCGGCCTCCACGGCACCGCGCGCACCCGGCTTCCGTGGCACCCATGCGAAGCCCGCGCCGACGGTGTCGGCCAGTGCCCGGGCTGCGGGCAGCGCGCCGTCGGAGGCGGCCAGTCGCTCGCCGGCCAGCACGACGGAGTGGTGGTCGAGCACGCCGGTGATCGGCGCCAGGGCGTCCACCGAGCCATCAGCCAGCGCCTCCAGCGCCGCAGCCTCCCCACCGACCTCGGTGGGCAGCCACTGCCAGGCGATCTCCTCGAGGCGGCCCATGACCGGGCCCACGACCACGATCTTCAGGCCACGGTCGCGCCACGCCTTGCGGAGCCGCAGGAAGAGCAGCGGCAGCT
The sequence above is a segment of the Euzebya tangerina genome. Coding sequences within it:
- the nuoL gene encoding NADH-quinone oxidoreductase subunit L — protein: MSALLLAAESAEPFSAVSEAAAGSVVDLAWLIPVVPAVMAGILLIFGKRLGRLSAALAIGGIGFSLTLSVLIFLFLQGEPSDHRQFVVEVLPWLDISGFTVSWSLLVDPLSAMMLLLVTGVGLLIHIYSLGYMDHDPRYERFFAYLNLFAASMLVLVLGSSFLTLFVGWELVGLSSYLLIGFWFEKKEYAAAAKKAFVTNRIGDVGFMVAMFIIFATFGSLEFDEVLPAAATATTGTLIAIGLLLFVGATGKSAQIPLYVWLPDAMAGPTPVSALIHAATMVTAGVYLIARTSPIFTEIPDIGLLVAWIGGITAFVSAAIACAQVDLKKILAYSTVSQLGYMFIGVGVGDYTAAVFHLLTHGFFKALLFLAAGSVMHAMADHTDIRNMGGLYGKMPITATTSLIAVLAIVGFPYSSGFFSKEEILAASAQTVGGELIWILGIIVAAMTAFYMTRWFVLIFLGDKRWGDAASPDSPTRDVHPHESPLSMTLPLGILAVASAAGGLLNTSPEDGWLHGWFGGIVVAFERVETWIPKGVILPTAIAAAVLGVGLGVLMYRAVDMKTVGTGAGMAGIARNKFYVDAFYEFFTVKLGGALATGFARADKGGIDGIVNGSAGLTRRLAGGLRRTQTGYVRSYALGILAGTVFLGILVAAAFLGPDVVGGGA
- the nuoK gene encoding NADH-quinone oxidoreductase subunit NuoK; the encoded protein is MSPEAGIPAGYYLLLAAALFSIGVVGVLIRRNMIVIFMCIELMLNSVNLTLVAFSRINGNLDGQVLSFFVMVVAAAEVTVGLALIVNLFRLRASIDADDADRLRL
- a CDS encoding NADH-quinone oxidoreductase subunit J, with amino-acid sequence MSALLLAQEVAAEVTAASGSAEFWVFWIIAPISLAAAISVVILKNPVHAALMLVINFFTFALLYAVLQGQFLATIQVIVYAGAIMILFLFVLMLLGVDREAEAGPGKVRGQRVAGITLGVVLFAALTVSVAGPFMGTDSACNTSEAVTTAIAEQGSDARPCTGLEAQNADETGGNVAQIGRLLFGDYVWAFEVTSVLLVVAAIGAMVLGKRTDKLSELVDSGEADPPGEPYELVMVPAAPELAESAESANGPGAGTSAPADGPATRDDDTSDDDTSDDESRGTDGDQA
- the nuoI gene encoding NADH-quinone oxidoreductase subunit NuoI → MFQALSKGFGLTFKTMFRPAVTTQYPEVKRPTQPRFHGRHVLNRHEDGLEKCVGCELCAWACPADAIFVRGADNTPDARYSPGERYGVDYQINYLRCIFCGLCIEACPTRALTMSNDYEIADDTRESLIFTKDQLLAPLPEGAQETPHTDADVAARGLEYYEDNFAGQLPLVSKAQAYASDPRRTKGVDGHLAAAQVPANPATKPDDGLDDDGEVVA
- the nuoH gene encoding NADH-quinone oxidoreductase subunit NuoH; translated protein: MPIAELGDWVDFLVILLVVVAGWALFLISTALLIWGERRLVSKMQSRIGPNRLGPFGILQTLADGAKFFFKEDITPKAADKVVYFAAPLVSAIIAMVTFAVVPFGGTFTLADREITLQIWDPQIGLLWPLATGAIGVYGIVLAGWSSGSKYPLLGGVRSSAQMISYELAMGLGAAAVFIYTGSLRASDIVAQQAGGLISDSIPVISAIPAWNIVPMFPAFLLFFIAAVAETQRPPFDLPEAEGELVAGFHTEYSGAKFAMFFLAEFMNVITMSALVVTMFLGGPSGPVPSGDGVVATIGQIVLPVGYFLAKVFIFIFIFIWLRATLPRMRYDRLMDLGWRVMLPLGIVWVFLTGFAVVIRTYARGNEGAPQTLLTWGAVILGVLFLISVVAPLFADRDDATSTLDDDPGSPGDDSDDQIGDSDGGGDAPDAEPEPVGAGAE
- a CDS encoding NADH-quinone oxidoreductase subunit G; protein product: MSDTASEDTKPELIPITIDGVAMEVEPGTLVIRAAEQIGVTIPRFCDHPLLDPVAACRQCLVDVEGARKPTPACSERVRPDMVIRTQETSELAREYQESQMELLLVNHPLDCPQCDKGGECPLQDQALAHGRGDSRMYEKKRVFTKALPINAQIALDRERCVLCARCTRFSKQISGDPFIELFERGALEQVSIYGDQPYESYFAGNVVQICPVGALTSNSYRFGARPFDIKRIPGIAFHDASGANVRHDVRRGVIQRTLARTNLAVNDAWLDDKNRYGYEFVASPERLTTPLVRGDSGSLQPTSWVAAIDAAAEALHGVDPTRVGILTGGRLTDEDAYAVSRFARDVIGTDNVDFRVAPHADDLAVLPAIAGETAVTNERIEDASAVVIVGLEPHEELPLLFLRLRKAWRDRGLKIVVVGPVMGRLEEIAWQWLPTEVGGEAAALEALADGSVDALAPITGVLDHHSVVLAGERLAASDGALPAARALADTVGAGFAWVPRKPGARGAVEAGLLPGSLPGGRPLEAPGPVASAWTRLPEEPGMDAGSTLSAAANGEIDVLWLIGVDPASDFDHPELGRQALRKVPTVIASDLLPTETVRLSDIVFPATAPPERVGSFTNWEGRRQAWPQSTGAVGHTLQDWDILRQVSRALHALDDGTPDLGWETANDVRREAAPLMAATDERGPSQATASSPPTDERSEDRSLAVSVLPMLLEGGTMLTDAKELLESAPPHQVWVNAADAGDLTDGGVVSVTGAAGTLELQCRITPAVAPGTVVVPKLARRELGGGHRFVAVAAVESAGESGDDAAGGSDDTADGEDS